The Labrus mixtus chromosome 18, fLabMix1.1, whole genome shotgun sequence DNA segment GCGTCTGCCTTCACCTGGCCGACAGAGAGCCAGCAGCACggacaggtaaacacaacatGTCAGCCTGAGGAGAGTTCAGGAGAGAAGGTGCATGCTGGGTAATGAACGCGTAAAGGGTTCATCCTCTGAGGAGCAGGCAGGAGATCAGGAGCGTTCAGGATGAAATGTGATGACTCCTCATGTTTCTCATGTTTGTTTCCAGAACGAGGATCAGCCAGAGTCTGGAGCACAGCGACTGGCCTGAAGGTGAGATCCGGCGGCACGTTGTTGGACAGTTTAGAAAATATATCTGTGATGCCTCCAGGGTCAAGCACAATAACTTTAGTCTGCTTCTAATGTAGTTCAGAGTGTCAcggtaaaataatttaaactttgatatgaataaagtttaaatcaaaatgagacCTGTTTAATTCCACCACAACAAagtcttacacacactcacacacgatATCGGGTAACTTCTTATTTTCAATTATCAAAAAATGCagtcaaactcctgcacagtgtCTGAATAAGTCAAATCCATCAGCAACGTATCTGTACCAAAACATTGCTTATGTGATTGAAAACTTTAGACAGAGTGCAGGAGATTGAATCCTCTCCTACACGCCTGTCTTATGAAACAGAAGTTTTGAAACTTTTATTGATCAGTagtaaaacagactgtaatgatttaaaacatgtggtatcaaaaacTATTGGAAGATAACAACCTCAGTTCAGTTAGCAGGTTGACAGGTGTAGTTgggtatcatctgcataacgaTGAACATTTATGGAGTTTTTCTTCGTATTATTACCTCGATGAAGCAAGAACAAGTTGAAAAGAATCTGAACACCAAACCTTTAGGAACTGTGTGACTAACTTTGGATCAGGATTTAATGTTGAAGAAATTGATGAATCCAAAGAGCCACAGGAACCTGCAAATCATTGAATATTCTCCGGTGAAAATATGGAGTTAGTAACATCCAGATGAATCCAAAGGAGACGTGCACGGGTTAATAAAGGCTCCGCCTCCCGTATGCATAGTGTCCTGATCCAGATCTACAGATCTTTACACCAGCAAGCCTAAAGTCAATTATTTCAATTAGCAACTTAACTTATTGTGTATTTATTACAAATACACCCCAAAAATGCCCatcaaatgtattaaaaatgaaataatgacgACAACACCTCGGTGTGACTTtgagtctgtctctctgtctctctgtcgtcCTACAGCTCCTCCTCACCTTCAGGAGCCTCCCACCTCCTGCTCCACGCCCCTGCTGTCCCACAGGAAGTCTCTCTCTCCGGTCTCACCCCTCTTCAACAGgaggtctctctctcctgtgtcacCCCTCTCCCAGAGGAGGTCTCTCTCTCCCGTCACACCCCTTTCCCACAggacgtctctctctcctgtgtcacCCCTCTCCCACAGGAGAGGAGGCGTAGGTGAGATAGAGATGGACCTACCCCCCAGCCCAGGACCCTCTCCTCGGGCAGAGAGCAGAGGCGACGATGGAGGACGAGCGTCTAGAGGTCCTGGTAGTCCTGCTGTCAGAAGACACCTGGTCAAGACTAACGACAGGTGAGACCACCTGCTTTACTACTACAGCGTCTAAAAAcagcacacaaacatgacatgacatgacaacaAACCACTACTTAGAACccaaaaaacaaccaccaacaacaaccccaaaatcaaccaccaacatcaacaaccccaaaaacaaccaccaacatcaacaacccaaaaaacaaccaccaacatcaacaacccaaaaaacaaccaccaacatcaacaacccaaaaacaaccaccaacatcaacaacccaaaaaacaaccaccaacatcaacaacccaaaaacaaccaccaacatcaacaacccaaaaacaaccaccaacatcaacaaccccaaaaacaaccaccaacatcaacaacccaaaaacaaccaccaacatcaatcaCCAACATCAATCACCAACatcaaccaccaacatcaacaaccccaaaaacaaccaccaacatcaacaacccaaaaaacaaccaccaacatcaacaacccaaaaacaaccaccaacatcaacaacccaaaaaacaaccaccaacatcaacaacccaaaaacaaccaccaacatcaacaacccaaaaacaaccaccaacatcaacaaccccaaaaaacaaccaccaacatcaacaacccaaaaacaaccaccaacatcaatcaCCAACATCAatcaccaacatcaacaaccccaaaaacaaccaccaacatcaacaaccccaaaaacaaccaccaacatcaacaaccccaaaaacaaccaacaTCATcaaccccaaaaacaaccaacatcatcaacaaccCCAAAACAACCACCAAGATCGACAACCTCAAAAACAaccaacatcatcaacaaccctaaaaacaaccaccaacaacaaccccAACATCAACCACCAacaaccccaaaaacaaccaccaacatcaacaaccccaaaaacaaccaccaacatcaacaaccccaaaaacaaccaccaacatcaacaaccccaaaaacaacatcaacatcaacaaccaccaacatcaacaaccccaaaaacaaccaccaacatcatcaacccaaataacaaccaccaacatcaacaacccaaataacaaccaccaacatcatcaacccaaataacaaccaccaacatcaacaacccaaaaaacaaccaccaacatcaacaacccaaaaaacaaccaccaacatcaacaaccccaaaatcaacatcaacatcaacaaccaccaacatcaacaaccccaaaaacaaccaccaacatcatcaacccaaataacaaccaccaacatcaacaacccaaataacaaccaccaacatcatcaacccaaataacaaccaccaacatcaacaaccccaaaaacaaccaccaacatcatcaacccaaataacaaccaccaacatcaacaacccaaataacaaccaccaacatcatcaacccaaataacaaccaccaacatcaacaacccaaaaaacaaccaccaacatcaacaacccaaaaaacaaccaccaacatcaacaaccccaaaatcaacatcaacatcaacaaccaccaacatcaacaaccccaaaaacaaccaccaacatcaacaacctaaaaacaaccaccaacatcaacaaccccaaaaacaaccaccaacatcaacaacctaaaaacaaccaccaacatcaacaaccccaaaaacaaccaccaacatcaacaacccaaataacaaccaccaacatcatcaacccaaaaaacaaccaccaacatcatcaacccaaataacaaccaccaacatcatcaacccaaataacaaccaccaacatcaacaacccaaataacaaccaccaacatcatcaacccaaaaaacaaccaccaacatcaacaacccaaataacaaccaccaacatcatcaacccaaaaaacaaccaccaacatcaacaacccaaataacaaccaccaacatcatcaacccaaataacaaccaccaacatcaacaacccaaataacaaccaccaacatcatcaacccaaaaaacaaccaccaacatcatcaacccaaataacaaccaccaacatcaacaacccaaaaaacaaccaccaacatcaacaacccaaaaaacaaccaccaacatcaacaaccccaaaaacaacatcaacatcaacatcaacaaccaccaacatcaacaaccccaaaaacaaccaccaacatcaacaacctaaaaacaaccaccaacatcaacaaccccaaaaacaaccaccaacatcaacaaccccaaaaacaaccaccaacatcaacaacccaaataacaaccaccaacatcaacaacccaaataacaaccaccaacatcaacaacccaaaaaacaaccaccaacatcaacaacccaaaaaacaaccaccaacatcaacaaccccaaaaacaacatcaacatcaacaaccaccaacatcaacaaccccaaaaacaaccaccaacatcaacaacccaaataacaaccaccaacatcaacaatctaaaaacaaccaccaacatcaacaacccaaataacaaccaccaacatcaacaacctaaaaacaaccaccaacatcaacaaccccaaaaacaaccaccaacatcaacaacccaaataacaaccaccaacatcaacaacctaaaaacaaccaccaacatcaacaaccccaaaaacaaccaccaacatcaacaaccccaaaaacaaccaccaacatcaacaaccccaaaaacaaccaccaacatcaacaacccaaaaaacaaccaccaacatcaacaacccaaataacaaccaccaacatcaacaacctaaaaacaaccaccaacatcaacaaccccaaaaacaaccaccaacatcaacaacccaaataacaaccaccaacatcaacaacctaaaaacaaccaccaacatcaacaaccccaaaaacaaccaccaacatcaacaacccaaataacaaccaccaacatcaacaacctaaaaacaaccaccaacatcaacaacctaaaaacaaccaccaacatcaacaaccccaaaaacaaccaccaacatcaacaaccccaaaaacaaccaccaacatcatcaaccccaaaaacaaccaccaacatcaacaacccaaaaaacaaccaccaacatcatcaaccccaaaaacaaccaccaacatcaacaacccaaaaaacaaccacaaacatcatcaaccccaaaaacaaccaccaacatcatcaaccccaaaaacaaccaccaacatcaacaaccccaaaaacaaccaccaacatcatcaaccccaaaaacaaccaccaacatcaacaaccaccaacatcaacaaccaccaacatcatcaaccccaaaaacaaccaccaacatcaacaaccccaaaaacaaccaccaacatcatcaaccccaaaaacaaccacaaacatcaacaaccaccaacatcaacaaccccaaaaacaaccaccaacatcatcaaccccaaaaacaaccaccaacatcaacaaccccaaaaacaaccacaaacatcaacaacccaaaaacaaccaccaacatcacccTCCAGATGCTGCAGTTTAGACTAGTAGTGAAATAAAGTCCTgcgttctcttcttctctgctgtaaACAGTTTATCCTCATAAATAATTATAAAGTGTGTAAGCTAACGATGATAATAATCCAAACTTTGTCTGTGTGAAAGATCCCAGAATGTTCTTCATGTGATATGTGTAGAGTCTCCACACGGAAGAGATGATTAAAGTTTATTGCTTTTCATTAAACTTCAGCCTTCTTTAGATTCCAGCGTTCATACCTTTccttcttttgtgtctttttgacgCACGTTCAAATGAAATTTGTGGATCCGTGTGAGTTGCATCACTGTATGAAATATGACCTATTAAatttagatttgatttgattagtGGAAGCGTTAGATGGAGGGCGCCTGAAATAGAATGATAGTAAGAACGAGGAGAGGGAAGTTGATTAGAGGCAGCTGGTATTATAAAGTCAGAAACAGTCAATTACAGAAGACAGAGTCAGCCACATTTCTGTGTCTTATTTACCCGCTTTATTAAGCTAAGAAGCAGTCTGACCTTTAAGGTAATATGAGAGAATTACAGGCGAACATCAGTCACTGCTTATTAAAGCAACGCCTCATAACCTGCAGCCTCCGTTCTGAGCCTCACTTCTGATAAAGTGAGGTTAAAACACCTGACCTGACTACACACAGGTCACACTCTAATGAAACACTCACTGAGATGATGTCAGCAGAGTcctgaccaatcacagcctTGATGACCGCCAGCCCACCTGCACGATGCATTCACTGCACGTAGTCATTCCCTATGTCCGAGGGTGTTCAGTGTTATCGCGGATTCTTCCAACACAAATATAGAATCatcctggtactgatcctagctaacacgtctttaaactgggacctggttctgatccgagctaacaggtcatcaaactgggacctggtactgatcctgtagctaacaggtctttaacctgggacctggtactcatccgagctaacaggtcatcagactggacctggtactgatccaaTATAACAGGTCAtgaaactgggacctggtactgatcctagctaacaggtcatcaaactggacCTGGTACTCATCCAAGCTAACAGGTCATctaactgggacctggtactgatcctagctaacaggtcttgtTGCTTGCTGTTTTGTTTGCGTTGACAGGTGAACTTGATATTTCTTTATCCTCCTGGACTAACTAACGTGATTCTCTGTTCAGGCTGAGAGGAGAGATAACTGATCACATTGTTGGCTTTGTGTGTTTATCGAAACTTCTTGTTTCCTTCAGCTCTCATCAGGAGGTCACGTTCGGTCCAATCACAACGCCCGGTCGAGTTCAGACTATAGATCGGAACAAAAACATCTCGTTTTTACTTAAGGAGCTCGACGCTCTGAGAGACATCAACAAGAAGgtaaacactctcacacacaaatacactctgTAAACtctttacatacacacagtgagGTCCTCACAGGTATAGCAACACCTGACTGTGTTGCAGCTGCAGGATCAGCTTGTCCAGAAGGAGAAGGAACtgcagaggagggaggtggaggaagagctgacggaggagcagagagaggcccAAGGCTGGGAGAGGCCGACaggtgaggagagggaggaggaggaggcagaggatgGGGAGGGAGGATAAAGAGAtggggggggaagaggaggaggaggggggacagggaggaagaggaggaggaggagcacagGGAGGCCAAAGGCTGGGAGAGGCCGACaggtgaggagagggaggaggtggaggatggggagggaggatgaagaggggagggggggcagaggaaggaagaggaggaggaggagcacagGGAGGCCCAAGGCTGGGAGAGGccgacagggaggaggaggaagagatggggggggaggaggaggaagagatggggGGGAGTAGGAGAAGGAGGGTGGAAGAGGAGGGTGAATGTTACAGTTAACTCTCCTCTTAATCAGATCTGATCCAACCACGACttcttaaatatttgaatatttttcttgCACACTGTTtaataccaacacacacactaattaaaaaaacagccgtGATAACGAGGTGACAGTTAACGAGCAGCTGTTAGtttaacagaaatgtttatgtgtttaacCAGCGATCAGATGTAATATTGattcaactgtgtgtgtgtgtgtgtgtgtgtgtgtgtgtgtgtgtgtgtgtgtgtgtgtgtgtgtgtgtgtgtgtgtgtgtgtgtgtgtgtgtgtgtgtgtgtgtgtgtgtgtgtgtgtgtgtgtgtgtgtgtgtgtgtgtgtgtgtgtctgtgtgtctgtgtgtgtctgtgtgtgtgtgtgtgtgtgtgtatgtgtgtgtgtgtaagtataaTCCAGCAGGATTACCATAGAAACAGAATGTGTCTGTCCAACAGATTTTATTTCATCTTCAGTTCGGTTACGTCAAGAAAAAGTAAATTGATCACACTAAacagaagtgtgtgtctgtgtgtctgtgtgtgcgtgtgcgtgtcttgtgtgtgtgtgtgtctcgtgtgtgtgtgtcctgtctcgtgtgtgtgtgcaggtcacTGACTCAAACACTAAATAACATTAACGATAAAAGAGAGAATCCAGATTCTAAAGTTTCTTCGTGttgctggttttgtttttattggtttaaGATGATTGATCCGTCCAATCAGAACTCACAGATCCAGCATGTTTCTATGACGACGTGTTTCTGTCGAGtttctttgatttgattttatcgAGTCTCACATGAGCTGTGGTCATTTCTCTGTTATTACACCTGGACCACAGGatggacacgcacacacacacacacacacacacaccatcctaaaactgactcctctcctcctctccttgtctgCTTGCCTCCTTGTTCATTTAtctcattctctccctctttttcttcctgtctTCTCCTTGTCTCCTCATCTTTCTTCCCGTCTCCTTGACTACTCTCCTTGATGCCTTCACCATGCCCCCTTGTTGTCTTCTTATCCTCCTTATCTTTTTGTGTCCACAtgtcttctcttcctccctcatcCTGTTTGCCTCCTCTCCTTGTCTACTTCTTCCCTTGGAatcctctccttttctcctttcctcATGTTCATCTATCCTTGTATCCTCCTGCTTTCCCTGCATTCCCTTCCCCTTGTCTCCTTGTCTTATACTCTTCTATCCTTTTCATCTTGCCTCCTTGCCTCTACCTCTCCTTGCTTCCTCTTCTTGTCTCCTCATCCATTCCCCCCCTTTCCTCTTCCCCTTCTGTCCTTGTCTCTTCACCTCTTTTTGACTCCGTCTCTTTCTCACTTTGCCTCCttgttgtcttctctctctgcttgtgCCCTCTTGTCCTACATGCCATGCCCCCTTATCTCCTTGTTTCATCatgtcttcttctcctcctctggccCCATCATCTCCTTTCCTTCAtacctcctctctttgtctcctctagTCCTAGTCTACCCTCACATTTCTACCTCCTTTCCTCATGTTCTTCCTTCCTTGCCTTCCTCTCTCCTACTCTCCTGTCTCGGTCTCCTTTTCTACTTATCACCTCGTCACCTTGTCTCCTTGTCTAAATGCCTCCCTAAGTCCTCCTCTCCTTGTTACCCATCTAATTTTCTcctgtctcttctctttgtctccctATCAACTTGTCACCTCGTCATCTTGTCTCCTTGCCTCCTTGCCTCATcatattttctcctcctcccctcctctccattTCTGctgtccttctctttctcctcttgtctcctcctctcctgccccTATTGCCTCTTCTCATccttgtctccttgtctcctcagctgtcctggAGGAGGTGTTGTCCGCTCAGAAGGACAGAGATCAGGCTCTGATGTCACGCCTATTGCTggccaatgaggagagagacgaGGCCCTGCTGAGAGCACGCCAACTGCAGCAGGCCGCTGAGTACGaccacactcactcacacacacacacacacatacagaagcCGTTTTCATATCTGCACTCCCAAAATGATATGGATAATATCAGATGAACTTCTCCTGAAATTCTCCAATTTCCTCCAGAATTGCTCCCGCTGAAAACgctaaaataaaaagctgtttagAAAAAAAGGCCAGGTGGACACAGAGCCTTATTTAGGTGAAACCCGAGTGAAGGAGACAAAATACAGATGAATAAGAAGAAGGAGGTTTGTGTTTAGAAACATCTAAAGATTTGACTCGCATCTCTTTATCCTCAAATCAAACTCATGAGTTAaactctgattaactggagaaTAATTATAGATCATATCAGGTGGATGATTGAAGACGGAGCTGTTCCAGAGAagattctttgtttgtttgtttgtttgtttcctctgaggAGAAACTTCAAGATGTTGACTCcttatttacatgttttctgcttctatataaaaagggggaaaacctcctcctctccctcctctctccctcctcctcctcaccctcctcttttcctcctctccctcctcctcctctctctccctcctcctactcctcttcctcctcctctctctccctcctcctcctctctccctcctcctcctcctcctctacctcctcctcctactcctcttcttcctcctcctctctccctcctctacctcctcctcctcttcctcctcctctctctccctcctcctcctcttactcctcttcctcctcctctctctccctcctcctcctctatccctcctcctcctcctcctccccccctcctcctgctacTCCGCCTCCTCTTCATTATACTCCTACTCGATCTCGTTAAGAGCTGTGAAACGAGCTCTCGTCCACCTCGAGGAGCCTCCAAATAGACCAGAAAATCTAATTACAGataacccccctcctcccctgcctccCCCCACACCCCTCCCCCTGTCccccatcaccccccccccccccccccccccaggatgAGAGGGTAATTGATATTGGAGGCCACAATCCTTTTTATGAGGGACAGAATATGGAGGAGCATGTTCCATCTGTcaggactgagtgtgtgtgtgtgtgtgtgtgtgtgtgtgtgtgtgtgtgtgtgtgtgtgtgtgtgtgtgtgtgtgtgtgtgtgtgtgtgtgtgtgtgtgtgtgtgtgtgtgtgtgtgtgtgtgtgtgtgtgtgtgtgtgtgtgtgtgtgtgtgtgtgtgtgtgtgtgtgtgtgtgtgtgtgtgtgtgtgtgtgtgtgtgtgtgtgtgtgtgtgttttcctaaTGGAGAGAGGCGGCCTGTGTTacctctgtaaatgtgtgtgagtaatgtggagctgctgtttgtttttctctctttgagcTCGCTTGATTTATTCAACAGGAAACATCACAAACTTACAACGATTTCCTCCGAACTTTTCTTcagtcacacacaaaacaaactggTCATCAGTGAAATCAGCTGATTATTGAGTAACCTGTCTGTCTAAAGGTGTCTCACttcatattcacacacattcatgtaaaGTGTATATGAGGAGTTAATTATGACGGGGAGGATTGTTTGATGAATCTGATGTGGAAGGTGAAACTTTTCCAAATGATTACTGTGGATGTTCTCACGTTATcgcctggtgtgtgtgtgtgtgtgtgtgtgtgtgtgtgtgtgtgtgtgtgtgtgtgtgttctgtgtttgtgtgtgtgtgtgagcgttaATGACGGCTGCTGTGGAGCGAGCCGAGCCGAGTCGAGCTGAGCCGGGCTGGCTGGGCTGTAAGCAGGGTGTTAGAGGAGCTTTATTGGAGGCGGCTGGTCTTTCATTACCTGCTGTTCCCTGCAGAGCGAGCCGCCTCGGCCACCTTATTACAGTTTATtacaaaaaacagcagcagctaaaTGAAAAGAGCCTCCCACGAGGAGAGAGGGAGCCGATCAGCTAGTTACCAGCTCCTCGTCCACCATCGCAGGGAGGCGCGGAGTCCTgaacagcagaggaggagttCTTAAAGGCGGAGAGTTTCAGCTGGACTTCAGGGACGAAGGACAAAATTACagctcagctgctgcagagtgcGGGTCATCTCACAGGCCGCAGTTCACGGGCAGATTTAATATGGTCAGAGGCTGGAACACa contains these protein-coding regions:
- the mipol1 gene encoding mirror-image polydactyly gene 1 protein isoform X4; protein product: MFSANPRVNVELQQRLPSPGRQRASSTDRTRISQSLEHSDWPEAPPHLQEPPTSCSTPLLSHRKSLSPVSPLFNRRSLSPVSPLSQRRSLSPVTPLSHRTSLSPVSPLSHRRGGVGEIEMDLPPSPGPSPRAESRGDDGGRASRGPGSPAVRRHLVKTNDSSHQEVTFGPITTPGRVQTIDRNKNISFLLKELDALRDINKKLQDQLVQKEKELQRREVEEELTEEQREAQGWERPTAVLEEVLSAQKDRDQALMSRLLLANEERDEALLRARQLQQAAELDSFHLDDSDMDVEELLQGVCDAESVQDVQQFGSVLVQRLQMARQRRHDITAQEMKAVMEERDGSIAKCKRLEQDLIQERVQRASEEELLRLQRERGGALEDRKRLEAELHANHSSQDLLSPPPSLPVDSVSTEAHEAPPSQAPPLLVQVQQLSREKQSVEAELQRCQEAEREASERVRRLERLVEVLRKKVGTGSLRAVI
- the mipol1 gene encoding mirror-image polydactyly gene 1 protein isoform X2, translated to MASSSSRAEDVQFALQRAKKKISNLQRQLNEETSSLSPAETAITTWTPSKELRDSLVDMYTANPRVNVELQQRLPSPGRQRASSTDRTRISQSLEHSDWPEAPPHLQEPPTSCSTPLLSHRKSLSPVSPLFNRRSLSPVSPLSQRRSLSPVTPLSHRTSLSPVSPLSHRRGGVGEIEMDLPPSPGPSPRAESRGDDGGRASRGPGSPAVRRHLVKTNDSSHQEVTFGPITTPGRVQTIDRNKNISFLLKELDALRDINKKLQDQLVQKEKELQRREVEEELTEEQREAQGWERPTAVLEEVLSAQKDRDQALMSRLLLANEERDEALLRARQLQQAAELDSFHLDDSDMDVEELLQGVCDAESVQDVQQFGSVLVQRLQMARQRRHDITAQEMKAVMEERDGSIAKEELLRLQRERGGALEDRKRLEAELHANHR
- the mipol1 gene encoding mirror-image polydactyly gene 1 protein isoform X3; translation: MYTANPRVNVELQQRLPSPGRQRASSTDRTRISQSLEHSDWPEAPPHLQEPPTSCSTPLLSHRKSLSPVSPLFNRRSLSPVSPLSQRRSLSPVTPLSHRTSLSPVSPLSHRRGGVGEIEMDLPPSPGPSPRAESRGDDGGRASRGPGSPAVRRHLVKTNDSSHQEVTFGPITTPGRVQTIDRNKNISFLLKELDALRDINKKLQDQLVQKEKELQRREVEEELTEEQREAQGWERPTAVLEEVLSAQKDRDQALMSRLLLANEERDEALLRARQLQQAAELDSFHLDDSDMDVEELLQGVCDAESVQDVQQFGSVLVQRLQMARQRRHDITAQEMKAVMEERDGSIAKCKRLEQDLIQERVQRASEEELLRLQRERGGALEDRKRLEAELHANHR
- the mipol1 gene encoding mirror-image polydactyly gene 1 protein isoform X1, encoding MASSSSRAEDVQFALQRAKKKISNLQRQLNEETSSLSPAETAITTWTPSKELRDSLVDMYTANPRVNVELQQRLPSPGRQRASSTDRTRISQSLEHSDWPEAPPHLQEPPTSCSTPLLSHRKSLSPVSPLFNRRSLSPVSPLSQRRSLSPVTPLSHRTSLSPVSPLSHRRGGVGEIEMDLPPSPGPSPRAESRGDDGGRASRGPGSPAVRRHLVKTNDSSHQEVTFGPITTPGRVQTIDRNKNISFLLKELDALRDINKKLQDQLVQKEKELQRREVEEELTEEQREAQGWERPTAVLEEVLSAQKDRDQALMSRLLLANEERDEALLRARQLQQAAELDSFHLDDSDMDVEELLQGVCDAESVQDVQQFGSVLVQRLQMARQRRHDITAQEMKAVMEERDGSIAKCKRLEQDLIQERVQRASEEELLRLQRERGGALEDRKRLEAELHANHR